One window from the genome of Glycine soja cultivar W05 chromosome 12, ASM419377v2, whole genome shotgun sequence encodes:
- the LOC114379780 gene encoding rac-like GTP-binding protein RAC1 — protein sequence MSASRFIKCVTVGDGAVGKTCMLISYTSNTFPTDYVPTVFDNFSANVVVDGSTVNLGLWDTAGQEDYNRLRPLSYRGADVFLLAFSLISRASYENVAKKWIPELRHYAPGVPIILVGTKLDLRDDKQFFQDHPGAVPITTAQGEELRKLIGAPVYIECSSKTQQNVKAVFDAAIKVVLQPPKQKKKKRKGQKACSIL from the exons ATGAGTGCGTCCAGGTTCATCAAGTGTGTCACTGTGGGTGACGGTGCCGTTGGCAAGACTTGCATGCTCATCTCCTACACCAGCAACACTTTTCCTACG GACTACGTGCCAACTGTCTTTGACAATTTCAGTGCAAATGTAGTTGTGGATGGAAGCACTGTGAATCTTGGGTTGTGGGATACTGCTG GCCAAGAAGATTACAATAGATTAAGACCCTTAAGCTATCGTGGAGCAGATGTATTCCTGCTTGCTTTCTCTCTCATAAGCAGGGCTAGCTATGAAAATGTTGCCAAGAAA TGGATTCCTGAGTTGAGGCATTATGCTCCTGGTGTTCCAATTATTCTTGTTGGAACAAAACTTG ATCTTCGGGATGATAAGCAGTTCTTTCAAGACCATCCTGGTGCAGTGCCTATCACCACAGCACAG GGTGAGGAGCTGAGAAAGCTTATCGGTGCTCCAGTTTACATTGAATGTAGTTCAAAAACGCAACAG AATGTGAAGGCTGTTTTTGATGCGGCCATCAAGGTAGTTCTCCAGCCCccaaaacagaagaaaaagaagagaaaggggcaAAAGGCCTGTTCCATTTTGTGA